In Polaribacter sp. L3A8, a genomic segment contains:
- the hisD gene encoding histidinol dehydrogenase: MNTIINPSRKDWNKILERPTKTVDDIEGIVNDVFADIKENGDAAVQKYTQKFDGVSLQSNIVSVNEIKEAITLVSNELKEAINVAKDNITKFHEAQKTTKVFVETVNGVSCWQEKRPIQKVGLYIPGGTAPLFSTVLMLAIPAQIAGCKEVVLCSPPNKEGKIHPAILYAANLCGVTKIIKVGGIQAIAGYTFGTETIPQVYKIFGPGNQYVTVAKQLSTKHGVAIDMPAGPSELLVVADNSANASYVASDLLSQAEHGADSQVVLVSTSKEMIAKVEKEIEIQLAKLSRVEIAQKAIQNSKSIFVENDEIALELINEYGPEHFIVCTNNNDFYIDNIENAGSVFIGNYTPESAGDYASGTNHTLPTNGFSKSYSGVNLDSFTKSITFQKITKEGIKTIGKSIELMAAAEGLDAHKNAVSIRLKDLK, encoded by the coding sequence ATGAATACAATTATAAACCCATCAAGAAAAGATTGGAATAAAATATTAGAAAGACCCACAAAAACGGTTGATGATATAGAAGGTATTGTAAATGATGTTTTTGCTGATATCAAAGAAAATGGAGATGCAGCTGTACAGAAATACACTCAAAAGTTTGATGGTGTTTCTTTACAAAGCAATATTGTTTCTGTTAATGAAATAAAAGAAGCAATTACTTTAGTTTCTAACGAATTAAAGGAAGCAATTAATGTTGCTAAAGACAATATTACAAAGTTTCACGAAGCGCAAAAAACAACAAAAGTTTTTGTAGAAACGGTAAACGGAGTTTCTTGTTGGCAAGAAAAAAGACCAATTCAAAAAGTTGGTTTGTATATTCCAGGAGGCACAGCACCTTTGTTTTCTACAGTATTAATGTTGGCTATTCCTGCTCAAATTGCAGGTTGTAAAGAAGTTGTATTGTGTTCTCCTCCAAATAAAGAAGGTAAAATTCATCCAGCAATTTTATATGCAGCAAATCTTTGTGGTGTTACAAAAATTATAAAAGTAGGTGGTATACAGGCAATTGCAGGGTATACATTTGGTACAGAAACCATTCCGCAAGTTTATAAGATATTTGGTCCAGGAAATCAGTATGTAACAGTGGCAAAACAATTGTCTACAAAACATGGTGTTGCTATAGATATGCCTGCTGGCCCAAGTGAATTGTTAGTAGTTGCAGATAATTCTGCAAATGCAAGTTATGTAGCGTCAGACTTATTAAGTCAGGCAGAACATGGCGCAGACAGTCAGGTTGTTTTGGTTTCCACATCAAAAGAAATGATTGCTAAAGTAGAAAAGGAAATTGAAATTCAGTTGGCTAAATTATCTAGAGTAGAAATTGCTCAGAAAGCCATTCAAAATTCAAAGTCTATTTTTGTAGAAAATGATGAAATAGCGTTAGAGTTAATTAATGAATATGGTCCGGAACATTTTATTGTTTGTACAAATAATAATGATTTTTACATAGACAATATAGAAAACGCAGGTTCTGTTTTTATAGGTAATTATACACCAGAAAGTGCAGGAGATTATGCATCAGGTACAAACCATACCTTACCAACAAACGGATTTTCTAAATCGTATTCAGGGGTAAATTTAGATAGTTTTACCAAAAGTATTACGTTTCAGAAAATTACAAAAGAAGGTATTAAAACAATAGGAAAGTCTATTGAGTTAATGGCAGCAGCAGAAGGATTAGATGCACATAAAAATGCAGTTTCAATTCGTTTAAAAGATTTAAAATAA
- the hisC gene encoding histidinol-phosphate transaminase yields MKTKFNLSSLVRENIKSLKPYSSARDEYEDANTKEMIFLDANENPFENGVNRYPDPQQNNVKDLLSEIKGVSKENILLGNGSDEVLDLIYRAFCEPNVDNVITLPPTYGMYSVLANINAIENREVLLSDDFQPKVAQILKSADAHSKILFLCSPNNPTGNSFTVESVRELLLKFKGLVVIDEAYIDFSEQKSWLERLAEFPNLIITQTLSKAFGLAGIRLGVCYASKEITKILNNIKPPYNVNELSQQRAIERLQKIDEVQNEISQLISERKRLKKELESCDSYIEKVFPSDGNFLLLKVDDATKRYNQLIEYGVVIRNRTTQPLCKNCLRISVGICEENQRLLRALKAIKKQ; encoded by the coding sequence ATGAAAACTAAATTTAACTTAAGTAGCCTAGTTAGAGAAAATATAAAATCTCTAAAACCATATTCATCTGCAAGAGATGAGTATGAAGATGCCAATACAAAAGAAATGATTTTCTTAGATGCTAATGAAAATCCTTTCGAAAACGGTGTAAATCGCTATCCAGATCCACAACAGAATAATGTAAAAGATTTGTTGTCTGAGATAAAAGGAGTTTCTAAAGAAAATATTTTATTAGGTAACGGAAGTGATGAAGTTTTAGACTTAATCTACAGAGCTTTTTGTGAGCCTAATGTAGACAATGTAATTACATTACCACCAACCTACGGAATGTATAGTGTTTTGGCAAATATAAATGCTATAGAAAACAGAGAGGTATTATTAAGTGATGATTTTCAGCCAAAAGTAGCCCAGATTTTAAAAAGTGCAGATGCACATAGTAAAATTTTGTTTTTATGTTCGCCTAACAACCCAACAGGTAACAGTTTTACGGTAGAATCTGTTAGAGAATTACTTTTAAAATTTAAAGGTTTAGTGGTTATAGATGAAGCGTATATCGATTTTTCTGAGCAAAAAAGCTGGTTAGAAAGGTTAGCCGAATTTCCTAATTTAATCATAACGCAAACTTTATCAAAAGCCTTTGGTTTAGCAGGTATTCGTTTGGGAGTTTGTTATGCATCCAAAGAAATTACTAAAATTTTAAACAACATAAAACCACCATATAACGTAAACGAATTAAGTCAGCAAAGAGCAATTGAAAGGTTGCAAAAAATAGATGAAGTTCAAAACGAAATTTCTCAATTAATTAGCGAAAGAAAACGACTTAAAAAAGAGTTAGAAAGCTGCGATAGTTATATAGAAAAAGTATTTCCATCAGACGGTAATTTTTTGCTGTTAAAGGTAGATGATGCTACAAAGCGTTACAACCAATTAATAGAATATGGTGTGGTTATTAGAAATAGAACTACACAACCATTGTGTAAAAATTGCTTGCGTATAAGTGTAGGTATTTGCGAAGAAAACCAAAGATTATTAAGAGCATTAAAAGCTATTAAAAAACAATAA
- the hisG gene encoding ATP phosphoribosyltransferase, with product MSNLRIAVQKSGRLNEDSMNILKDIGISIDNGKDQLKASARNFPVEVFYLRNGDIPQYLKDGVVDAAIIGENVLIEKGADIEFVERLGFSKCKVSIAVPKESNANSLQDLDGQRIATSYPETVKKFLKEKNIKADIHIINGSVEIAPNIGLADGICDIVSSGSTLFKNGLKEIEVLLTSEAVLAVSSKISVERRAILEKIQFRIQSVLKGQNSKYVLLNAPNDKLDAILNLLPGMRSPTVLPLAEKGWSSVHTVISKNEFWEIIDELKANGAEGILVCPIEKMVL from the coding sequence ATGAGTAATTTAAGAATTGCAGTACAGAAGTCAGGAAGATTAAATGAAGATTCAATGAATATCTTAAAAGATATCGGAATCTCAATAGACAACGGAAAAGATCAATTAAAAGCATCCGCAAGAAATTTTCCTGTAGAAGTTTTCTATCTTAGAAATGGCGATATTCCTCAATATTTAAAAGATGGAGTAGTAGATGCTGCCATTATTGGAGAGAATGTTTTAATAGAAAAAGGAGCAGATATAGAGTTTGTAGAACGTTTAGGTTTTTCTAAATGTAAGGTTTCTATTGCGGTGCCAAAAGAATCGAATGCAAATTCGTTACAAGATTTAGACGGACAAAGAATTGCAACTTCGTATCCAGAAACGGTAAAAAAGTTTTTAAAAGAAAAAAATATTAAGGCAGATATTCACATTATAAACGGTTCTGTAGAAATTGCACCAAATATTGGGTTGGCAGACGGTATTTGTGATATTGTTTCTAGTGGAAGCACTTTATTTAAAAATGGTTTAAAAGAAATAGAGGTTTTACTAACGTCAGAAGCTGTATTAGCCGTTTCTTCTAAAATATCAGTAGAAAGAAGAGCCATTTTAGAGAAAATTCAGTTTAGAATTCAATCCGTTTTAAAAGGACAAAACTCTAAATACGTGTTGTTAAATGCACCTAATGATAAACTAGATGCTATTTTAAACTTGTTACCAGGTATGAGAAGTCCTACTGTTTTGCCATTGGCAGAAAAAGGTTGGAGTTCTGTGCACACTGTAATTAGTAAAAATGAATTTTGGGAAATTATAGATGAATTAAAAGCCAACGGAGCAGAAGGTATTTTAGTTTGCCCTATCGAAAAAATGGTATTGTAA
- a CDS encoding MBL fold metallo-hydrolase, translated as MIKKILKHIMITTLIIIGILVIAYFLFTNYYPSFGGDVSKEEQETYKTSQQFKDGKFNNTNPVPKELSFNENLKVAYTFFTKKVPNARPKEDLKPITIDSLSIANYKGKARMIWFGHSSFLLQIDGKTILLDPMFGKVPAPHPLLGANRFNEQFPIEIAKLPKIDAVIFSHDHYDHLDYESILKIKDKTNHFYVPLGVGTHLKAWNIPSHKITELDWWQNVQLDNLNLVCTPAQHFSGRKLNNGQSTLWSSWVIQSKNENIYFSGDSGYAKHFKEIGKKYGPFDLALMECGQYNEMWTDIHMMPEETAQAGIDVQAEKIIPIHWGGFKLAMHEWTDPIERVTIKAKELNLKVITPKIGEEIIVKDSLQTYTNNWWKDL; from the coding sequence ATGATTAAAAAGATATTAAAACACATAATGATAACAACTCTTATTATAATAGGCATATTAGTAATCGCTTACTTCTTATTTACAAATTATTACCCAAGTTTTGGTGGAGATGTTTCTAAAGAGGAACAAGAAACCTACAAAACATCTCAACAATTTAAAGACGGCAAATTTAACAACACCAATCCGGTGCCTAAAGAGTTAAGCTTTAACGAGAATTTAAAGGTAGCTTATACCTTTTTTACTAAAAAAGTACCAAATGCAAGACCTAAAGAAGATTTAAAACCCATTACTATAGATTCTTTAAGTATTGCTAATTATAAAGGGAAAGCTAGAATGATTTGGTTTGGGCATTCGTCTTTTCTATTACAAATAGACGGAAAAACAATTTTACTAGATCCTATGTTTGGTAAAGTACCTGCACCTCATCCGCTGTTAGGTGCAAACCGTTTTAATGAACAGTTTCCGATAGAAATTGCCAAATTACCAAAAATTGATGCCGTCATTTTTTCTCACGATCATTACGATCATTTAGATTATGAATCTATTTTAAAAATTAAAGACAAAACCAATCATTTTTATGTTCCCTTAGGTGTGGGTACACATTTAAAAGCTTGGAACATTCCTTCTCATAAAATAACAGAACTAGATTGGTGGCAAAATGTACAGTTAGATAATTTAAACTTGGTGTGTACGCCTGCGCAACATTTTTCTGGTAGAAAATTAAACAACGGACAAAGTACTTTATGGAGTTCTTGGGTTATTCAGTCTAAAAATGAAAACATTTACTTTAGTGGTGATAGTGGCTACGCAAAGCACTTTAAAGAAATTGGTAAAAAATATGGCCCTTTCGATTTAGCTTTGATGGAATGTGGGCAATACAACGAAATGTGGACTGATATACACATGATGCCAGAAGAAACTGCCCAGGCAGGAATTGATGTGCAAGCAGAGAAAATAATTCCGATTCATTGGGGTGGTTTTAAATTGGCTATGCACGAATGGACAGATCCCATTGAGCGTGTAACTATAAAAGCGAAAGAATTAAACCTAAAAGTAATTACGCCTAAAATTGGTGAAGAAATTATAGTGAAAGATTCGCTACAGACCTACACCAATAATTGGTGGAAAGATTTGTAG
- the hisB gene encoding bifunctional histidinol-phosphatase/imidazoleglycerol-phosphate dehydratase HisB encodes MSKKVLFIDRDGTLVLEPPVDYQLDSLEKLEFYPKVFQYMAKIASELEYELVMVTNQDGLGTASFPEDTFWPAQNKVITAFEKEGVVFSEVCIDKTFPHENAETRKPRTGLLTKYFSEEYDLVNSFVLGDRITDMELAKNLGAKGIFLSEDPELGADEIETSKQEILDCIALTSTDWKEIYEFLKLEDRVSEITRNTNETKIYIKLNLDGSGKNDISTGVKFFDHMLDQIGRHGAMDLTVKVDGDLEVDEHHTIEDTMIALGELFHKALGNKLGIERYGFCLPMDDCLAQAAVDFGGRPWLVWEADFKREMVGDMPTEMFLHLFKSFTDGAKCNLNIKAEGANEHHKIEGIFKAFAKAMKMAVKRDANKMFLPSTKGVL; translated from the coding sequence ATGAGTAAGAAAGTATTATTTATAGATAGAGACGGAACCTTGGTGTTAGAACCACCTGTAGATTATCAATTAGATAGTTTAGAAAAGTTAGAATTTTATCCGAAAGTATTTCAATACATGGCAAAAATTGCTAGCGAATTAGAGTACGAATTGGTAATGGTTACCAATCAAGACGGTTTGGGAACAGCTTCTTTTCCAGAAGATACTTTTTGGCCAGCACAAAATAAAGTTATAACTGCTTTTGAAAAAGAAGGGGTTGTTTTTTCTGAAGTTTGTATTGATAAAACTTTTCCGCATGAAAATGCAGAAACTCGTAAACCAAGAACTGGTTTGTTAACCAAATATTTTTCTGAAGAATATGACTTGGTAAATTCTTTTGTTTTAGGTGATAGAATTACCGACATGGAATTGGCTAAAAATTTAGGAGCAAAAGGAATTTTCTTATCAGAAGACCCAGAATTAGGTGCTGATGAAATAGAAACTTCTAAACAAGAAATTTTAGATTGTATTGCTTTAACAAGTACAGATTGGAAAGAGATCTATGAGTTTTTAAAGTTAGAAGATAGAGTTTCTGAAATCACCAGAAATACCAACGAAACTAAGATTTATATCAAACTAAATTTAGATGGTTCTGGTAAAAATGATATTTCTACGGGAGTAAAGTTTTTCGATCACATGTTAGATCAAATTGGTCGTCATGGAGCGATGGATTTAACTGTAAAAGTTGATGGAGATTTAGAGGTAGATGAACATCATACGATAGAAGATACCATGATTGCTTTGGGCGAGTTATTTCACAAAGCATTAGGAAATAAATTAGGCATTGAACGTTATGGTTTTTGCTTGCCAATGGACGATTGTTTGGCACAAGCAGCTGTAGATTTTGGCGGAAGACCTTGGTTAGTTTGGGAGGCTGATTTTAAAAGAGAAATGGTTGGAGATATGCCAACAGAAATGTTTTTACACTTGTTTAAATCGTTTACCGATGGCGCAAAATGTAACTTAAATATTAAAGCAGAAGGCGCAAACGAGCATCATAAAATAGAAGGTATTTTTAAAGCTTTTGCAAAAGCAATGAAAATGGCAGTTAAAAGAGATGCAAATAAAATGTTTTTACCATCTACAAAAGGAGTTTTATAG